The bacterium genomic sequence ACTGGTGGCCCGGCTGCCGACTTACACGGCCTACCGTTTTGATGAGCCAACGCTGAACAAATGCCTGGCCATGCTCAACTCTTATCTGGGGCATTTTCAGCACGCCCAGACGCGCGGCTGCGTGGTGCGCTTGTGGCGGGAGTTCCCTTTTCTGCGGCACTATTTCAAGCTCACGCCGCGCAAGGTCACCCTGCTCACCAAGCCCCTGCGGCGCATGAGAAGGCTGCAGCAACAAGTGCGCTGGCTGCGGTGGCGCTTTGCCGGCCATCTTTGTCTCGTTGCAATCGGCTGCTACTACGAAGCCTTCGGTGCCGACGCGCAACGGCTGGCTGCTTTGACGGGGTTGCGCTTGCACGAAACCTGGCGCGGCCTGCGCTTCGGTTGCGGCTTCCACCGGAAACACCGGCACGGCATTCTGGCCCGGCTGAAAGAGCAGCGCGTGCCCCTGGTGTTGATCCACGAAACCGGTCGCGAGCTGTATGGCACGAAGGAGAGAATGCCGTATGTGATGGTGGAGTTTCCGTCGAACAACCTGTGGCCCGCTCCGGAGCTGAAGGACGCGCGCTGTGGCGAACGCACCGTGCCAATACGACAACGTTGAGTCGAATTCTATGGCACAGACAAATAGCCCCAAGGGGGCGAAATGTAGCAGCGAAGGGCAACGCCCTGGGAAAACCGTGGTCAGGAGAAATCACCAAGCCCCACCAGGGCGCCATAGAACCGCATCAGGAATGCCGCCCCTGCAGGGCTAAATGCGACAAATCCCATCGGTTCCCAGGGCGCTGCCCGTGGGCTATTACATGCGACCCGCCGGGGTCAAGCTGGCCCTCTGAAGAAGACAGCGTGTGCTTGCCGTTTTAGTACTAATGTGATCAGAAGGTGTCATCGGATGCGAAAGAGTAACAACATGAGGTTTTACCATGTCATTTAGTCCGGAAGCAATCATTGGAATCCTAGGGGCACTGGCATCGGTTGTGACTGCCATATTTGGCTATCCCGTATGGAAACAGTGGCGCACGCAGCGGCTGCTTGAAAAGAGTTTTGGTGCGGAATTGTATGATCGCGGAACGATTGAACGTTCCACGCACTATTACATTCGTCCGAATTGCTCCAGCATTGATCCGGCGCAGGAAGCAGAGATTCGTCAGGTTGTTGTCACCAAGGAAGGTCTCTTTGAAAAAATTGACGAGTATCTCTCCGTTGAACCCCATTCTCGTCATCTCCTGTTGTTGGCTGATAGCGGCATGGGCAAATCTTCGTTTGTGTTGAACTACTACGCTGACAACCAAGACCGGGCCAAACGCAGCCGTCACCGTCTGGCTGTTATTCCACTTGGCATACCCAACGTCAACGAAGTCATTGCAAAAATCGATAACAAACGCGATACGGTCATTTTCCTCGACGCCTTTGATGAAGACACCCAAGCGATCAAAGACCATCGTGACCGGCTTTTTGAATTGATGGAAGCCTGTCGTGAATTCAAGCGGGTGTTGATCACTTGTCGCACTCAATTCTTTCCCAGTGATGAAGAAATACCGAAAGAAACCGGTATTGCGCGAATTGGCCCGCGCCGCCTCGGCCAGTCCCGCGTTTATGAATTTTGGAAACTTTACTTGACCCCACTCACCGACGCGCAGGTCGATTTGTATATCCGCAAGCGCTATTCAATATTTCGACCTGACAAACGCAAGAAAGCGCGTGAATTGGTTCAAAAAATTCCCTTGCTCAGCGTTCGTCCTATGTTGCTGGCCTACATTCCGGACCTTCTGGACAGCAACACTAATATCGAACACTCATTCCAATTGTACGACATCATGGTGGAGAAATGGTTCGAACGCGAAAAGGGCTGGGTGCCGCCCGAGTCCTTGCGTGCCTTTTCCGAGCGCCTAGCAGTTGATCTCTACCTCAACCGCGAAAAGCGCGGTGCTGAGCGTATTGCCGGTGCCGAGCTCCTGCCTCTCGCCCGGGAATGGAAGATCAATCTCGATGATTGGCAACTCCGCGGCCGTTCCCTGCTCAACCGCGATGCCGGCGGCAATTACAAATTTGCCCATCGTTCAATCATGGAATATCTGTTTGTGAAG encodes the following:
- a CDS encoding DUF1566 domain-containing protein produces the protein MSFSPEAIIGILGALASVVTAIFGYPVWKQWRTQRLLEKSFGAELYDRGTIERSTHYYIRPNCSSIDPAQEAEIRQVVVTKEGLFEKIDEYLSVEPHSRHLLLLADSGMGKSSFVLNYYADNQDRAKRSRHRLAVIPLGIPNVNEVIAKIDNKRDTVIFLDAFDEDTQAIKDHRDRLFELMEACREFKRVLITCRTQFFPSDEEIPKETGIARIGPRRLGQSRVYEFWKLYLTPLTDAQVDLYIRKRYSIFRPDKRKKARELVQKIPLLSVRPMLLAYIPDLLDSNTNIEHSFQLYDIMVEKWFEREKGWVPPESLRAFSERLAVDLYLNREKRGAERIAGAELLPLAREWKINLDDWQLRGRSLLNRDAGGNYKFAHRSIMEYLFVKQFLAGEKACTGLKWTDQMKRFLVEIVRHQWRTQHKLECDLAKVDLTESEPPFVLRATEKRLSTGEVKHMLESVDLFATDWNKNARGLPHVYEIRDRSGVKVVVDHATGLMWQQGGSNDSMRFGDAEKHIQKLNRERFAGYNDWRLPTLEEAMSLMEPTKKNGDLYIDPVFDKTQRWIWTADKGSAGVAWVVLFDSGDCSTHNVTNGNHVRAVRSGQS